One genomic segment of Pseudorca crassidens isolate mPseCra1 chromosome X, mPseCra1.hap1, whole genome shotgun sequence includes these proteins:
- the LOC137216962 gene encoding geranylgeranyl pyrophosphate synthase-like: protein MLHNASLLTDDVEDSSELRRGFPVAHSIYGIPSVINSANYVHFLDLEKVLTLDHPDAVKLFTRQLLELHQGQGLDTYWRDNYTCPTEEEYKAMVLQKTGGLFGLAVGLMQLFSDYKEDLKPLLNTPGLFFQIRDDYANLHSKEYSENKSFCEDLTEGKFSFPTVHAIWWRPETTQVQNLLHQRTENIDIKKYCVHYLKKVGSFEYTRNTLKKLESKAYKQIDACGGNPELVALTKHLSKMFEEENE from the coding sequence ATGTTGCATAATGCCAGTTTACTCACTGATGATGTCGAAGACAGCTCAGAACTCCGACGTGGCTTTCCCGTGGCACACAGCATCTATGGAATTCCATCTGTCATCAATTCTGCCAACTATGTACATTTTCTTGACCTAGAGAAAGTCTTAACCCTTGATCACCCAGATGCAGTAAAGCTTTTTACTCGCCAGCTTTTAGAACTCCATCAGGGACAAGGCCTAGATACCTACTGGAGGGATAATTACACATGTCCCACTGAAGAAGAATATAAAGCAATGGTCCTGCAAAAGACAGGAGGACTATTCGGATTAGCAGTAGGTCTCATGCAGTTGTTCTCTGATTATAAAGAAGATTTAAAGCCACTGCTGAATACACCTGGGCTGTTTTTCCAAATTAGGGATGATTATGCTAATCTACACTCCAAAGAATATAgtgaaaacaaaagcttttgtgAAGATCTAACAGAGGGAAAGTTCTCCTTCCCTACTGTTCATGCTATCTGGTGGAGGCCTGAAACCACCCAGGTGCAGAATCTCTTGCACCAGAGAACCGAAAacatagatattaaaaaatactgtgtaCATTATCTTAAGAAAGTAGGTTCTTTTGAATACACTCGGAATACTCTTAAAAAGCTTGAATCTAAAGCCTATAAACAAATTGATGCATGTGGTGGGAACCCTGAGCTAGTAGCGCTAACAAAACACTTAAGTAAAATGTTCGAAGAAGAGAATGAATAA